In Leucobacter insecticola, one DNA window encodes the following:
- a CDS encoding MFS transporter, whose translation MSTTLTPQVKKSTAPRSQSRTVFATSVGNALEWFDWQIYATFAPFIAMKLFDSNSPVSSLLQTFAVFAVGFLARPLGGLLFGLISDRRGRKASLILAVLAASLGSLLIGLTPSHAAIGAWAAVLLLIARLVQGLAHGGEMPAAQTYLSEIAAPNKRGLWSSLIYVSGTTGILCASLFGAVLIGLISPSEMEDWGWRIPFFLAAAFGLFVLVMRVGMKESDTFETGKIQTLTGARPAPLMSAGRAAMLVILLTIGATVSFYVWGVTAPAVAIATLEMDAGGALWAGSGGIILFIAVLPLWGRLADRIGRKPVLTISLLGTAAAYFPMQRMMTDQPWTLFVSTAVVLMLLAGTMSILPAVFAELFPTHIRTVGTAVPYSIAVALFGGTAPYLQTWFGAQLGQPWMFSLYAVVLLSISAATAVFLLPETKARSL comes from the coding sequence ATGTCCACCACGCTCACTCCACAGGTGAAGAAGTCAACCGCTCCACGCTCGCAATCCCGGACCGTGTTCGCGACCAGCGTCGGTAACGCGCTTGAATGGTTTGACTGGCAAATCTACGCTACCTTCGCCCCCTTTATTGCAATGAAGCTCTTCGACAGCAATAGCCCGGTGTCTTCCCTACTCCAGACTTTCGCTGTCTTCGCAGTCGGGTTCCTCGCTCGTCCGCTCGGCGGACTCCTCTTCGGACTCATCTCTGACCGTCGGGGACGCAAAGCATCGCTTATACTCGCTGTCCTCGCCGCATCACTCGGCAGTTTACTCATCGGCCTGACTCCCTCGCACGCCGCCATCGGGGCCTGGGCCGCGGTCCTGCTCCTCATCGCCCGTCTGGTTCAGGGACTTGCGCATGGCGGCGAGATGCCCGCAGCGCAGACATATCTTTCTGAGATCGCCGCACCAAACAAGCGGGGTCTGTGGTCGTCACTGATCTATGTGTCCGGCACGACGGGGATCCTCTGTGCTTCACTCTTCGGTGCGGTGCTTATCGGACTCATTAGCCCCTCCGAGATGGAAGATTGGGGCTGGCGTATCCCGTTCTTCCTCGCCGCGGCATTCGGACTATTCGTCCTCGTGATGCGAGTTGGCATGAAGGAGAGCGACACCTTTGAGACAGGAAAGATCCAAACTCTCACAGGCGCACGTCCCGCCCCGCTCATGTCAGCGGGGCGTGCAGCAATGCTTGTCATCCTGCTCACAATCGGTGCGACCGTCTCGTTCTACGTCTGGGGAGTTACTGCACCAGCAGTTGCGATTGCAACACTCGAGATGGACGCCGGTGGCGCGCTCTGGGCCGGTTCCGGTGGCATCATTCTCTTCATTGCGGTCCTCCCACTATGGGGAAGACTCGCGGATCGGATTGGTCGCAAACCAGTTCTCACCATCAGCTTGCTCGGTACCGCTGCAGCCTATTTTCCGATGCAGCGGATGATGACGGATCAACCATGGACGCTGTTTGTCAGCACCGCGGTGGTGCTGATGCTTCTCGCGGGCACCATGTCGATTCTCCCTGCAGTCTTTGCAGAACTCTTCCCAACGCACATCCGCACCGTTGGTACCGCAGTTCCTTACAGCATTGCGGTCGCACTCTTCGGTGGCACCGCGCCCTACCTTCAGACGTGGTTTGGCGCGCAACTCGGTCAACCGTGGATGTTCTCCCTGTACGCGGTGGTGCTCCTTTCAATCTCAGCAGCGACTGCGGTATTCCTTCTCCCCGAGACCAAGGCTCGTAGCCTCTAA
- a CDS encoding YhgE/Pip family protein: MALATFVGALITWLILRALPRRPLATNTSGLRSVLAGFWPAAIIAVGQVVIMMAVLVYGIGIRPVHWFGMASFMLLVTLAFLALQQMFIVLLGTATGRVVSLVLLMLQLSSSGGTYPVETTPVFFQVLHPFMPASYVVTGLRQLIGGGIDARFWVALAVMLGVLVVSLAVSAASARSQKVWTMKRLHPELAI, translated from the coding sequence ATTGCGCTGGCGACGTTCGTTGGGGCGCTGATCACGTGGTTGATCCTGCGTGCCCTGCCGCGTCGCCCGCTCGCCACGAACACCTCTGGCCTGCGCTCGGTGCTCGCGGGGTTCTGGCCGGCGGCGATCATCGCGGTGGGGCAGGTGGTGATCATGATGGCGGTGCTGGTGTACGGCATCGGGATCAGGCCCGTGCACTGGTTCGGTATGGCCTCGTTCATGCTGCTCGTGACGCTCGCGTTCCTTGCGCTGCAGCAGATGTTTATCGTGTTGCTCGGCACCGCGACGGGACGGGTGGTGAGTCTCGTGTTGTTGATGCTGCAGCTGTCGTCCTCGGGCGGGACCTATCCCGTTGAGACGACGCCGGTGTTCTTCCAGGTGCTGCACCCGTTCATGCCGGCTTCGTACGTGGTGACGGGGCTCAGACAGTTGATCGGGGGCGGGATCGACGCCCGCTTCTGGGTAGCACTTGCCGTGATGCTTGGCGTGCTCGTGGTGTCGCTGGCGGTCAGCGCCGCGTCTGCGCGCAGCCAAAAGGTGTGGACGATGAAGCGCCTCCATCCCGAGCTCGCGATCTAG
- a CDS encoding YhgE/Pip domain-containing protein, whose translation MSIFTTGTELRRFRKGTLPRIAIGVLLFIPLIYGALYLWAFWAPTDNMNQLPVALVNLDQPAEKPGGDTLSAGAEVVKELTDGGELKWQTMSSSEAAQQVADGDVYFAVTIPRDFSRTLAGLQDDPKAGQIDVVYNDSNSFLASTLGKQAMVQLRDAVAETTTRTAAKEVLVGVETLSDGTRDAAEAAGRIDEGTHALAAGSTELSVGLGALADGTAELATSAPLLSDGVSQLASGLGEARTGSATLASGSAELSTKTGEAATGAAALSAGLGELNTGASNLAAAAGQAAGGGSQLATGIEGLASGSASVAQGTGLIAQLAAQNPDMTLAELDAAFAQQGSSLATLAQGATALSTGARTAADSATTLSTGLTALSGGADTLSTKVSEAATGASGLSTGLSQLSSGAQLVSAGNATLASQLGSAADGSDTLAAKTAELVPGATQLSDGAQKADEASTALAKGATQLDTGASEFAEKLSAGAAEAPEFAPGQTGRIAQTMAAPIELHQTTENPVQGSVRGLHRSSLRWRRSLGR comes from the coding sequence ATGTCAATCTTTACCACCGGAACCGAACTGCGCCGCTTTCGCAAGGGCACCCTGCCGCGCATCGCCATCGGAGTGCTCCTGTTTATTCCGCTCATCTATGGGGCCCTGTACCTGTGGGCGTTCTGGGCCCCCACCGACAACATGAATCAGCTCCCCGTGGCGTTGGTGAACCTCGATCAACCCGCCGAGAAACCCGGTGGTGACACCCTGAGCGCGGGGGCAGAGGTGGTGAAGGAGCTCACCGATGGGGGCGAGCTGAAGTGGCAGACCATGTCGTCAAGCGAGGCGGCGCAACAGGTCGCAGATGGCGACGTTTATTTTGCGGTGACGATCCCGCGCGACTTCTCTCGCACCCTCGCGGGTCTGCAAGACGACCCCAAGGCGGGGCAGATTGACGTGGTGTACAACGACAGCAACTCCTTTCTAGCCTCGACCCTCGGCAAACAGGCGATGGTGCAGCTGCGTGATGCAGTCGCCGAAACCACCACCCGCACAGCTGCGAAAGAGGTGCTCGTGGGCGTCGAGACGCTGAGCGACGGCACTCGTGACGCCGCCGAAGCCGCGGGCAGAATCGACGAGGGCACGCACGCGCTTGCCGCGGGGAGCACGGAACTCAGCGTTGGGCTTGGTGCGCTCGCCGACGGCACGGCCGAGCTAGCAACAAGTGCGCCACTCCTGTCGGATGGGGTATCTCAGCTCGCCAGCGGTCTGGGTGAAGCAAGAACGGGCAGTGCGACGCTCGCGTCCGGCAGTGCCGAACTCTCGACCAAAACCGGTGAGGCAGCGACCGGGGCCGCGGCGTTGAGCGCCGGGCTGGGGGAACTCAATACGGGGGCTTCGAACCTTGCGGCGGCAGCGGGACAGGCGGCCGGGGGTGGATCCCAACTCGCCACCGGCATCGAAGGTCTCGCTTCGGGATCCGCGAGTGTCGCGCAGGGCACCGGTCTCATTGCGCAGCTCGCAGCACAAAACCCCGACATGACGCTCGCGGAACTCGATGCCGCATTCGCTCAGCAGGGCAGCTCGCTTGCCACGCTTGCCCAGGGCGCGACCGCGTTGAGCACTGGCGCGCGTACCGCGGCAGACTCAGCCACCACTCTGAGCACCGGGCTGACCGCCTTGAGTGGTGGTGCTGACACGCTGAGCACCAAAGTCAGCGAGGCTGCGACGGGTGCGAGCGGGCTATCCACGGGATTGAGTCAGCTGAGCTCCGGGGCCCAATTGGTGTCTGCGGGGAACGCCACCCTCGCGTCTCAGCTTGGCAGCGCGGCCGACGGTTCCGACACCCTTGCTGCGAAGACGGCGGAGTTGGTGCCCGGCGCCACGCAGCTGAGCGACGGGGCGCAGAAGGCTGATGAGGCTTCGACGGCGCTTGCGAAGGGGGCAACACAACTCGACACGGGCGCGAGCGAATTCGCGGAGAAGCTCAGCGCCGGTGCTGCGGAAGCGCCAGAATTTGCCCCGGGGCAGACCGGTCGCATTGCGCAGACAATGGCCGCGCCCATTGAACTGCACCAGACCACCGAAAACCCGGTACAGGGTTCGGTGAGGGGTTTGCACCGTTCTTCATTGCGCTGGCGACGTTCGTTGGGGCGCTGA
- a CDS encoding ABC transporter ATP-binding protein: MNLESAIVNGPRGPVFGPLTATSATPITVVTGSRGSGRTALLLVLAGRMRLDAGTAIVLGETGTAAIRRRTGIAGFADIDALEPTASVAATLRERLAWVLPWYRRAPKLTNTLAHELLEPAFGELPQPEPTVLVRDLVPADEMLLRIALALTEAPEALVIDDFDELRSAADRQLVADRLNALADSGIAVIVATTDPADALHFPAAPALIRL, translated from the coding sequence GTGAACCTTGAAAGCGCCATCGTCAACGGACCCCGCGGCCCGGTGTTTGGCCCGCTCACCGCCACAAGCGCGACGCCGATTACCGTCGTCACCGGTTCGCGAGGCAGCGGACGCACCGCCCTGTTGCTGGTGCTTGCGGGCCGCATGCGGCTCGACGCGGGAACCGCGATCGTCCTGGGTGAAACCGGCACGGCCGCGATCCGACGCCGCACCGGCATTGCGGGTTTCGCCGACATCGATGCGCTCGAACCGACCGCCAGCGTCGCCGCGACACTGCGCGAGCGCCTCGCGTGGGTCTTGCCGTGGTACCGCCGCGCACCGAAGCTGACGAACACGCTCGCCCACGAACTGCTCGAACCGGCGTTTGGGGAGCTTCCGCAGCCGGAGCCCACCGTGTTGGTGCGGGATCTTGTGCCCGCAGACGAAATGCTGCTGCGCATTGCGCTCGCGCTCACCGAGGCTCCCGAAGCGCTCGTGATCGACGACTTCGACGAACTGCGCAGCGCCGCTGACCGGCAGCTGGTCGCCGACCGCCTCAACGCGCTCGCGGACAGTGGCATCGCTGTCATTGTCGCGACAACCGATCCGGCCGACGCGCTGCACTTCCCCGCCGCGCCCGCCCTCATCCGGCTCTAG
- a CDS encoding LLM class flavin-dependent oxidoreductase, whose protein sequence is MEFGIFSVSDITRNPVTGETPSEAERIKAVVQIARKAEEVGLDVFAIGEHHNPPFFSSAPTTLLAYIAAQTRTLKLSTSTTLITTNDPVRIAEEYAMLQHLAGGRMDLMLGRGNTAPVYPWFGKDIRSALPLALENYNLLHRLWREDVVDWEGNFRTPLQGFTSTPRPLDDVPPFVWHGSIRTPEIAEQAAYYGDGFFANHIFAPSEHFLRLVNLYRERYEFHGHGSKRQAIVGLGGQAFIAKKSQDAASQFRPYFNEAPVYGHGPSLEDFTRKTPLSVGSPQEVIDKTLGFRETFGDYQRQMFLIDHAGLPLTTVLEQIELLGEEVVPVLRRELAAIRNPETPDTPSHAARVRAKYGDATPRQPRPNANRGDNVTGGSPYQDSARATAGTRFEEER, encoded by the coding sequence ATGGAATTCGGAATATTCTCCGTCAGCGACATCACCCGCAATCCGGTCACCGGAGAAACCCCCAGCGAGGCAGAACGCATCAAAGCGGTTGTGCAGATCGCACGCAAGGCCGAAGAGGTAGGTCTCGACGTCTTCGCCATCGGCGAGCACCACAACCCACCATTCTTCTCCTCAGCCCCCACCACGCTGCTCGCCTACATCGCAGCGCAGACACGCACGCTCAAACTGTCAACGAGCACCACCCTCATCACCACGAATGACCCGGTCAGGATCGCCGAAGAGTACGCGATGCTGCAGCACCTCGCGGGCGGACGTATGGACCTCATGCTCGGCCGCGGCAACACTGCCCCGGTGTACCCGTGGTTCGGCAAAGACATTCGCAGCGCCCTGCCGCTCGCCCTCGAAAACTACAACTTGCTCCACCGCCTGTGGCGTGAGGATGTGGTCGATTGGGAGGGGAATTTCCGCACACCCCTGCAGGGCTTCACGTCAACGCCCCGTCCGCTCGACGACGTGCCGCCGTTCGTATGGCACGGCTCGATCCGCACCCCCGAGATCGCGGAGCAAGCCGCCTACTACGGCGACGGATTCTTCGCCAACCACATCTTCGCCCCCTCGGAACACTTCCTCCGGCTCGTCAACCTCTACCGGGAACGCTACGAGTTCCACGGCCACGGCAGCAAAAGGCAGGCCATTGTTGGGCTCGGCGGGCAGGCATTCATCGCCAAGAAATCACAAGACGCGGCGAGCCAGTTCCGGCCCTACTTCAACGAAGCACCCGTCTACGGGCACGGCCCCAGCCTTGAAGACTTCACACGAAAAACCCCACTCAGTGTCGGCAGCCCTCAGGAGGTCATCGACAAGACCCTCGGCTTCCGCGAGACATTTGGCGACTACCAGCGCCAGATGTTTCTGATCGACCACGCTGGCCTCCCGCTCACCACCGTGCTCGAGCAGATCGAGCTGCTCGGCGAAGAAGTCGTGCCGGTTCTGCGACGCGAGCTCGCGGCGATTCGGAATCCCGAAACGCCCGACACCCCCTCACATGCAGCGCGGGTGCGCGCGAAGTACGGCGATGCCACACCCCGCCAACCCCGCCCGAACGCCAATCGGGGCGACAACGTGACCGGCGGATCTCCATATCAGGACAGCGCCCGAGCTACCGCGGGCACACGATTCGAGGAGGAAAGATAA
- a CDS encoding MarR family winged helix-turn-helix transcriptional regulator: MASSTRTDVRLANEAWESLMTAHATLMKRYLAEDMWHEVSISEYDVLYTLAKGDRPMRISEIQHGVLLSQPALSRAVDRLVTRGLLSRCTDASDGRAVQVTLTEDGRRVQREVGRAHAKSVARDVGGALSEAEMRELQRLCEKLVQE; this comes from the coding sequence ATGGCAAGCAGCACGCGCACCGACGTCCGCCTCGCCAACGAGGCGTGGGAGTCGCTGATGACCGCCCACGCCACCCTCATGAAGCGCTACCTCGCAGAGGACATGTGGCACGAGGTAAGCATCAGTGAGTACGACGTGCTGTACACCCTCGCAAAGGGCGACCGCCCCATGCGGATCAGCGAGATTCAACACGGGGTACTGCTGAGCCAACCCGCACTCTCGCGTGCGGTAGACCGGCTCGTAACCAGGGGGCTGCTCTCTCGCTGCACCGATGCGAGCGACGGCCGTGCCGTGCAGGTCACACTCACCGAGGACGGGCGGCGCGTGCAGCGCGAGGTCGGTCGGGCGCACGCAAAGAGCGTGGCACGGGATGTTGGAGGGGCGCTGAGCGAAGCCGAGATGCGGGAGCTACAGCGGCTCTGCGAAAAACTCGTCCAGGAGTAG
- a CDS encoding nitrilase-related carbon-nitrogen hydrolase: MSFSTNQARIRCTQLAPRIGDGPGNLAQIETELASAASDGIDLLVLPELATSGYSLTPSEARDAALPADSPVFARWQAILGEHTSAVIGFCEHGGEDPSGVLIYNSAVILTPGSAPTIYRKLHLWDTEKSIFTPGSDVPPVVDTPFGKLGTVICYDLEFPEMPRSLALRGADVIAVPTNWPYISRPENEHAPEVVHAMAAARASGVAIACCDRSGEERGTVWTEGTTVVGTDGWVTGEMAASGRYDAAVELAGDRRRISPRNDVFGDRRPEFYEL, translated from the coding sequence TTGTCTTTCTCAACCAACCAAGCCCGTATTCGCTGCACCCAACTCGCCCCCCGTATCGGCGACGGGCCAGGGAACCTCGCCCAGATTGAAACGGAGCTCGCCAGCGCGGCATCCGACGGGATCGATCTGTTAGTGCTGCCAGAACTCGCAACCAGCGGCTACAGCCTCACACCGAGCGAGGCCCGCGACGCTGCGCTGCCCGCCGATTCACCGGTGTTTGCTCGCTGGCAGGCGATCCTTGGGGAGCACACGAGCGCCGTCATCGGGTTTTGTGAGCACGGTGGCGAGGATCCGAGTGGGGTTCTCATCTACAACAGCGCAGTCATCCTGACGCCAGGATCCGCCCCCACGATCTACCGAAAACTGCACCTTTGGGACACCGAAAAATCTATCTTCACCCCCGGCTCTGATGTGCCCCCGGTCGTTGACACCCCCTTCGGCAAACTGGGAACGGTGATCTGCTACGACCTGGAGTTTCCCGAGATGCCCCGTTCCCTCGCCCTGCGCGGAGCAGATGTCATCGCGGTTCCGACGAACTGGCCGTACATCTCGCGCCCCGAAAACGAGCACGCACCCGAGGTCGTTCACGCGATGGCCGCGGCCCGCGCCTCCGGAGTCGCGATCGCGTGCTGCGACCGCAGCGGGGAAGAACGCGGCACGGTATGGACGGAGGGCACCACGGTGGTGGGCACCGACGGCTGGGTGACCGGGGAGATGGCTGCCTCTGGTCGGTACGATGCGGCGGTTGAGCTGGCCGGGGATCGCCGCCGTATCAGCCCTCGAAACGACGTGTTCGGGGATCGCCGTCCTGAGTTCTATGAACTATAG
- a CDS encoding substrate-binding periplasmic protein, with amino-acid sequence MTSNDAPFSFVDEKTGELTGIDGEMLNAMAEELDWNIEVVVTDFATMPQSVLSKKADLIADGLYVTEDRQKTLSFSDTWYTQGEGMLVPANSTLTSRDDAKGKSIGVMTGTTHLEIAQSLTDEKNIKMYDSQANLLQAVANGQVDAAFTDQAVVAWSLVQNPNDKVKLVSPYEPYFPGTIAAAFRQDSDSDELREALNGALADLKATPKYLEILQKYGLGSDNAAK; translated from the coding sequence GTGACATCAAATGATGCCCCCTTCTCGTTTGTTGACGAAAAGACCGGCGAGCTCACCGGAATCGATGGTGAGATGTTGAACGCGATGGCGGAAGAGCTCGACTGGAACATTGAGGTGGTTGTCACCGACTTCGCCACAATGCCGCAGTCGGTTCTCTCAAAGAAAGCCGACCTCATCGCTGACGGCCTCTATGTCACCGAGGATCGCCAGAAGACGCTCAGTTTTTCTGACACCTGGTACACCCAGGGTGAAGGAATGTTGGTGCCCGCAAACTCGACACTCACCTCGCGCGATGATGCCAAGGGCAAGTCAATCGGAGTGATGACCGGCACCACACACCTCGAGATCGCACAGAGCCTCACCGACGAGAAGAACATTAAGATGTACGACTCGCAAGCAAACCTGCTGCAGGCCGTCGCAAATGGCCAGGTAGATGCTGCATTCACTGACCAGGCCGTCGTTGCATGGAGCCTGGTGCAGAATCCCAACGACAAAGTGAAACTTGTGTCACCCTACGAGCCCTACTTTCCCGGCACCATCGCAGCCGCATTCCGGCAAGACAGCGACAGCGATGAACTGCGTGAAGCACTCAACGGGGCGCTTGCAGACCTCAAAGCAACGCCCAAATACCTAGAGATTCTCCAGAAGTACGGCCTCGGCTCAGATAACGCAGCCAAGTAG
- a CDS encoding amino acid ABC transporter permease: MDFIESVLGVLPSLIRAIPVVAQLALGAMVLALVLGLLIALARISHSRILRIIATVYVEVLRGTPLLVQLVYIYFVLPVIGIQLDPIAAGIIGLGLNYAAYLSEVYRTSILAVDSGQTEAALSLGYTPTKALWRIVIPQSFTVALGPIGNYFIAMVKDTALTSVIAVSEILKTANTLNSQTFQTVEIYTAAALLYLALSLPLSRLVIVLEKKARSRA; the protein is encoded by the coding sequence ATGGACTTCATTGAGAGCGTGCTCGGCGTCCTGCCGAGCCTCATTCGCGCCATCCCCGTCGTCGCACAGCTTGCGCTCGGGGCGATGGTGCTCGCCCTGGTACTGGGCTTGCTCATCGCGCTGGCGCGCATTTCGCACAGCCGCATACTGCGCATCATCGCGACGGTGTACGTTGAGGTGCTGCGTGGCACCCCGCTGCTCGTGCAGCTGGTCTACATCTACTTTGTGCTGCCGGTCATCGGGATCCAGCTCGACCCAATTGCAGCGGGCATTATCGGTCTCGGCTTAAACTATGCCGCATACCTCTCCGAGGTGTATCGCACCTCGATCCTCGCCGTTGACAGCGGACAAACAGAAGCGGCGTTGTCACTCGGCTACACCCCCACGAAGGCTCTGTGGCGCATTGTCATTCCACAGTCCTTCACTGTCGCGCTCGGCCCGATCGGGAATTACTTCATCGCGATGGTGAAAGACACGGCGCTCACGTCGGTCATCGCGGTATCGGAGATTCTGAAGACCGCCAACACGCTCAACTCTCAGACATTCCAGACGGTGGAGATCTACACGGCCGCAGCGCTGCTCTATCTCGCACTGTCGTTGCCGCTGTCACGCCTCGTGATCGTGCTCGAAAAGAAGGCGAGAAGCCGTGCCTAA
- a CDS encoding LysR family transcriptional regulator has product MGETNRGIAKGVWQLRAFVCAVDGGSFTAAAEALGVSQPTISALIRKLEEHHQLTLFIRTGRRLSLTAAGAELLAWARQIVETSERADEALTELRGVHRGSISLGVLRNANFYFLPDMVERFHRVRPNVQLRLFGQNSFEVVEGVRNGTLEAGIVVLPVPDDELEVFPLVQDEVLWASAHAERVAKPVGIEQIVSSPVVLYDVSYSWNDPTRRQLSERAQERGLRLEPQFEVEYLEAALELVARGIGDTMVSRAVTQSSHFPSEIHVAPFEVPMYDTIAVIRRRNSVLSPAIVELIDIVSALLRRRAPEPPRD; this is encoded by the coding sequence TTGGGCGAGACCAATCGTGGCATCGCCAAGGGTGTTTGGCAGCTTCGCGCCTTCGTGTGCGCGGTCGACGGGGGATCGTTCACCGCTGCCGCTGAGGCACTCGGTGTGTCGCAGCCCACCATCTCGGCCCTGATCCGAAAACTCGAGGAACACCACCAACTGACGCTGTTCATTCGCACCGGACGCAGGCTTAGCCTGACGGCGGCCGGGGCGGAACTGCTCGCCTGGGCTCGCCAGATTGTCGAGACATCGGAACGCGCGGATGAGGCGCTGACGGAGTTGCGCGGCGTGCATCGCGGCTCAATCTCGCTCGGTGTGCTGCGCAACGCGAACTTTTACTTCTTGCCTGACATGGTGGAGCGTTTTCACCGCGTCCGCCCAAATGTGCAGTTGCGATTGTTTGGGCAGAACTCATTTGAAGTCGTGGAAGGGGTGCGAAACGGCACGCTCGAAGCGGGAATCGTGGTCTTGCCGGTGCCCGACGACGAGCTCGAGGTGTTTCCACTCGTGCAAGATGAAGTGCTGTGGGCGAGCGCCCATGCCGAGCGCGTCGCGAAACCTGTCGGGATCGAGCAGATCGTCTCAAGTCCCGTGGTGCTCTACGACGTGAGCTACAGCTGGAACGACCCGACACGTCGGCAACTCAGTGAACGCGCGCAGGAGCGCGGGCTGCGCCTGGAACCGCAGTTCGAGGTTGAGTATCTCGAGGCGGCACTCGAACTGGTCGCGCGCGGGATCGGCGACACGATGGTGTCGCGCGCGGTGACGCAGAGCAGCCATTTCCCGTCTGAGATTCATGTGGCGCCGTTCGAAGTGCCAATGTACGACACGATCGCCGTGATCAGGCGCCGCAACAGTGTGTTGTCACCTGCCATCGTGGAACTCATCGACATTGTGAGTGCGCTGTTGCGTCGTCGCGCGCCGGAGCCTCCGCGCGATTAG
- a CDS encoding LysR family transcriptional regulator, with protein sequence MTITQLRAFVCAVDGGSFTAAAEALGVSQPTISALIRKLEEHHQLTLFIRTGRRLSLTAAGAELLAWARQIVETSERADEALTELRGVHRGSISLGVLRNANFYFLPDMVERFHRVRPNVQLRLFGQNSFEVVEGVRNGTLEAGIVVLPVPDDELEVFPLVQDEVLWASAHAERVAKPVGIEQIVSSPVVLYDVSYSWNDPTRRQLSERAQERGLRLEPQFEVEYLEAALELVARGIGDTMVSRAVTQSSHFPSEIHVAPFEVPMYDTIAVIRRRNSVLSPAIVELIDIVSALLRRRAPDPSVYPAVTAPHITTRESSARGVT encoded by the coding sequence ATGACAATAACGCAGCTTCGCGCCTTCGTGTGCGCGGTCGACGGGGGATCGTTCACCGCTGCCGCTGAGGCACTCGGTGTGTCGCAGCCCACCATCTCGGCCCTGATCCGAAAACTCGAGGAACACCACCAACTGACGCTGTTCATTCGCACCGGACGCAGGCTTAGCCTGACGGCGGCCGGGGCGGAACTGCTCGCCTGGGCTCGCCAGATTGTCGAGACATCGGAACGCGCGGATGAGGCGCTGACGGAGTTGCGCGGCGTGCATCGCGGCTCAATCTCGCTCGGTGTGCTGCGCAATGCGAACTTTTACTTCTTGCCTGACATGGTGGAGCGTTTTCACCGCGTCCGCCCAAATGTGCAGTTGCGGTTGTTTGGGCAGAACTCATTTGAAGTCGTGGAAGGGGTGCGAAACGGCACGCTCGAAGCGGGAATCGTGGTCTTGCCGGTGCCCGACGACGAGCTCGAGGTGTTTCCACTCGTGCAAGATGAAGTGCTGTGGGCGAGCGCCCATGCCGAGCGCGTCGCGAAACCTGTCGGGATCGAGCAGATCGTCTCAAGTCCCGTGGTGCTCTACGACGTGAGCTACAGCTGGAACGACCCGACACGTCGGCAACTCAGTGAACGCGCGCAGGAGCGCGGGCTGCGCCTGGAACCGCAGTTCGAGGTTGAGTATCTCGAGGCGGCACTCGAACTGGTCGCGCGCGGGATCGGCGACACGATGGTGTCGCGCGCGGTGACGCAGAGCAGCCATTTCCCGTCTGAGATTCATGTGGCGCCGTTCGAAGTGCCAATGTACGACACGATCGCCGTGATCAGGCGCCGAAATAGCGTCCTGTCGCCGGCGATCGTGGAACTCATCGACATTGTGAGTGCGCTGTTGCGTCGTCGCGCGCCGGATCCGAGCGTGTATCCGGCTGTTACCGCGCCACACATCACCACCCGGGAATCATCAGCCCGCGGTGTTACTTGA